The Accipiter gentilis chromosome 19, bAccGen1.1, whole genome shotgun sequence genome has a window encoding:
- the LOC126048138 gene encoding LOW QUALITY PROTEIN: uncharacterized protein LOC126048138 (The sequence of the model RefSeq protein was modified relative to this genomic sequence to represent the inferred CDS: substituted 1 base at 1 genomic stop codon): protein MEERKQKSDQSDMIRSLQEQLQESKQFLEEERNLVKVLTRELKKYMMRETEREAEVEMPPAEKRTQQIYPQGDLQRAKETIESPPHVCPVIKTEYVYEDSSDDRPXVITKEAPYTATELAKLRKDFSRMAKESETEYVWRVSLTGGDGILLSEKEAEGYWGPGVFLTTGDHWAPWSLTQRAAYWAGGLNPMERGDPLAITGTVDQLVESVQKAACIQMMYDRELKPYQGSPMMLPVDPERMSILIRGLPNSLRPIGIQLRGTILNTLNGERTRSTLEGRMSPDHQRPGRKVWTWGEVAQELIDFETKFGPVSGPSQRTENKIVRRLSGRLLAPGRQQPLSRQALWQLGLQKGIRRDLMDGLSTQRWEELVQNWSGQKAVSKPTPTAPPLINPENESTKEEKLAGNLDPPLLED from the exons ATGgaagagaggaagcagaaatCTGACCAAAGTGATATGATCAGAAGTCTGCAGGAACAGTTGCAAGAAAGTAAACAGTttctggaggaggaaaggaaccTTGTTAAGGTTTTAACAAGAGAATTGAAGAAGTACATGATGAGAGAGACGGAGAGAGAGGCGGAGGTAGAAATGCCGCCTGCGGAAAAAAGGACACAACAAATCTATCCTCAGGGGGATTTGCAAAGGGCAAAGGAGACCATAGAGAGCCCTCCCCATGTGTGTCCAGTGATTAAAACAGAGTATGTGTATGAGGACAGTAGCGATGACCGTCCCTAGGTTATCACTAAAGAAGCCCCATACACAGCAACTGAATTAGCAAAATTGAGGAAAGATTTTTCAAGGATGGCAAAGGAATCTGAGACAGAGTATGTGTGGAGAGTGTCTTTGACAGGAGGAGATGGAATCTTAttgtcagagaaagaagcagaaggatATTGGGGTCCAGGTGTGTTTCTAACAACTGGCGATCACTGGGCCCCATGGTCACTGACTCAGAGAGCTGCGTACTGGGCTGGAGGGCTGAACCCCATGGAAAGGGGAGATCCCCTTGCCATAACCGGTACGGTGGATCAGCTGGTAGAAAGTGTGCAAAAGGCGGCATGCATCCAGATGATGTATGACCGGGAGCTCAAGCCCTATCAGGGCTCCCCAATGATGCTGCCTGTGGACCCAGAGAGGATGAGCATCCTAATACGGGGGCTCCCCAACTCTCTGAGACCAATTGGGATCCAACTGCGAGGGACAATTCTAAATACCCTCAATGGAGAAAGGACTAGGTCCACTCTGGAGGGGAGAATGTCCCCTGACCATCAGCGGCCAGGGAGAAAAGTGTGGACATGGGGAGAGGTAGCTCAGGAATTGATTGATTTTGAGACAAAATTTGGCCCTGTTAGTGGACCATctcaaagaactgaaaacaagatTGTACGGCGACTTAGTGGGCGGCTATTAGCCCCTGGAAGACAGCAGCCCCTAAGTCGACAGGCACTGTGGCAACTAGGGCTTCAGAAAGGCATTCGCCGGGACTTGATGGATGGGCTCTCGACCCAAAGATGGGAAGAGCTTGTGCAGAACTGGTCAGGGCAAAAGGCCGTCTCCAAACCAACTCCTACTGCCCCACCCTTGATAAACCCTGAGAACGAGTCGACTAAGGAGGAGAAGTTGGCGGGAAACTTAGATCCTCCGCTCCTAGAAG ATTAG